The genome window AGGAAGAAGACCAGTCCGGACATGCCGAGCACGGTCAGCAGGTCCGCGAGCACCGCACCGCTGAAGCCCCGGCGCCGGAACAACCGCATGTCCAGCAGCGGGACCGGCAGCGTCAGTTGGCGGCGTACGAAGCCGAGGAGCGCGGCGGCACCGAGGAGTCCGGTGCCCACGGCCGGCCAGGTGAATCCGTGGGCGGCCGCCTCCTTCACGGCGTACACCGCGCCGATCATCCCGACGAGCGACAAGGCGACGCTCGGCAGGTCCCACGGGCCCGGGTCCGGGTCGTGGGACTCGGGCAGGGTCCTGACGCCGACCAGAACCAGGACCGCCATCACCGGCAGGTTGATGAGGAAGACCGAGCCCCACCAGAAGTGCTCGAGCAGCAGACCGCCGACGATCGGGCCGACCGCCGTGCCCGCCGAGGCGGTGGCGCCCCAGATGCCGACGGCGAGGCTGCGCTCGCGCGGGTCGTGGAAGATGTTGCGGATCAGGGCGAGTGTGGCGGGCATCAGGGTCGCGCCTGCGACGCCGAGGAGCGCCCGGGCCAGGATCATGGTCTCCGGCGACTGGGCGTAGGCGTTCAGGACGGATATCGCGCCGAAGACCGTGGCGCCGCCGAGCAGGATGCGCTTGCGGCCGATGCGGTCGCCGAGGCTGCCCATGGAGACGAGCAGACCGGCGATGACGAAGGAGTAGACGTCGCCGATCCACAGGAGCTGGGTGCCGGAGGGCTTCAGGTCCTCGCTGATGTAGGGAGTCGCGAGGCCGAGGACGGTCGCGTCCACGGCCACCAGCAGCACGGCGAGCACGAGGACGCAGAGCGCGAGCCACCGGCCCGGGCGCTTCTCCGCCTGCGACTCCGTGTCCCCCAAGCTCTCGGCTTCGCTCGAGCAGGGGGCACCCCCATGCTGCAGGGTGCTGGTCATGGTTCCTCTCTCCGTAGGGCGCCGCCGAGCAACAGCTCGGCGATCATGATGGGGAAGTCCCTGGCGGCCACACGACCGTCCAGTACGGCCCAGGCGCACGAGGCGATCAGTCCGTACAGCGCCTCGGTGAGCCAGGCCGGGGGGAGGTCGACGCGGAATTCGCCGCTGTGCCGACCGCGCAGGAAGACCGCGGTGATCCGGGTGTCGATCCGCAACCAGCCCTCGTTCTGGCCCTCGCCCTCCCACAGCTGGTTCTCGCCGTAGAGGAAGGCGAGCAGCCCGGCCGCGGGCTGGATCTCGCGCACGAGCCTGCGTACGGCGTCGGTCGCCGAGCCCTCGTCCAGCCGGGCCGCGTCCAGCGCCGCCTCGCACTCCTCGATACCGAGCACCTCAAGGGCACGTACGAGCGCGTCACGCCCGGCGAAGTGGCGGTGCAGCGTGGCCCGGCTGATCCCGGCCGCCTTGGCGACCTCGTCCATGGTCGCGGTGGATTTGCGGGTCAGCAGGGCGGCTGCGCTGCGCAGCACGTGGTCACGGTCGACGGCCATGAGACAACCATAAGCCATGTGAGACATTGTTGTCTCACACCAGGCATGTACGTCTCACCAAACCGGACTCGGCGTGATCTCAGTGCCAGGGCAACTGCCCGCGGCGCTCCCAGTACGCGCGCGGGTCCTCGACGAGCGTCTCGAGGCGGGCCAGCTGGTCCTCGTCGAGGTCGACGGCGGCGGCGTGCAGGTTCGAGGCGAGCTGGCCGGTGGTGGCCGCGCCGGAGAGGACTACGCCCACCCAGGGCCGGCGCAGGATCATGGCGAGGGCGACCGCGTCGCAGCCGAGGGACGTCTGAGCGGCCACGGCCTTCAAGGCGTCCGGCGCGTGCGGGTCCGCCAGCCGTCCGTTGGCCATGCCCTCCTTGACGATCACTGTGAGCCCGGCGTCGTGGGCCTCGGCGAGGGCGGGCCCGGCGGAGGTCTCCAGCAGGTTGTACGTGGACTGGGCGGCACGGAAGAGGGGCTCGCCGCCGACCGTCACGGCGAGCGCGGCGCGGATCGCGTCGGCCTGCGCCGGGCCACTGGTGGAGAAACCGACGGTGAGCCCCTGCGCGGCGGCCTCGGCCAGTTGGGCGTGGAGTTCCTTGTCGGTCAGGGCCGGGCTGTCAGGAGTGACGGAGTGGATCTGGTAGAGGTCGAGCCGGTCGCCGAGCAGGGCGGCGGTCTCGGCGCGCTGCCGCTCGTAGGTGGCGACACTGTGGTCCTTGACCTCGTGCTGCTCCGCGTCGGTGGTCCACTGCGCGGTGTAGGTGTAGCCCCATTTGCTGCCGACCACCACGTCGTCGATGCCGGGGCGGGCGGACAGCCACTCGGCGAGGAACTCCTCCGAGCGGCCGTAGGAGCGGGCCACGTCGAAGTAGCGGACGCCCTGCGCGTAGGCGGCGTCCAGGAGTTCGTGCGTGCGCTCGCGCAGGGCGTCGACGGTGCGGTGGGCGGGAAGGTCCCGGTCACGGCCGAGGTTGATGTAGCCCGGGCGGCCGACGGCGGCCAGTCCGAGTCCGATGTGCGGGGTGGCCGTGGTGGCGGCGTCCATTGGGGTCTGCCCTGCTCGAGCGAAGCCGAGAGCTTGGGGAAGGCTGAACGGCATGGCGGGCTCCTTGCACTCTCGGCGGACCCGGTGACCCGCCCCAATCTACCGGCGCTCCGATTCAGCCCGTGCTGACGCAGCGTGGTTCGAAGGCCGGGTCGGCCGGACCCTTCCGGTTCAGGGCGTTGAGCACCCACTGCTCGACGAGCGGCGACTTGGGCGCCTGGTCGTGTTCGGTGGTGTCGAGCGGACAGCGGTCCTGGAGCAGCACGTTGGTGACGTACGAGGCCGGGCCGTCGAGGAAGGCGCTGGTGTACGGAACCACGACCTCGTCGTCACGGGTGGTGATCACCGTGTAGTCCGGACCGACCGGGGTCTCCGGGTCCGAGTTGAGCTTCGCCAGGAAGGCCGAGCCGGCGGTCTGGTCGACGCAGGAGGGACAGACGGTGGCGCCGGCCGCGAGGGCGAGCGGGTTGGTGGTCCCGTGGTTGGAGGGGACGATGCCGACGAGGTCGTCGACCTTGGTCGCACCGTCGAGGAACTTGACGTAGTAGCGGGGCATCATGCCGCCCTGGCTGTGGCCGACGATGTCGACCTTCTTGGCGCCGGTCGCACCGAGCACGGCGTTCACGAAGTCCCGCAACTGGGCCGCCGAGTCCGGGATCGGGGCGGTCTCCATGTCGCCGTAGTCGAAGGAGAAGACGCAGTAACCGGCGTTCACCAGCGCGGGCGAGAGGGTCAGCCAGTTCTCGTACGAGGTCTTGAAGGTGCCGTTCACCAGGACCACCGGCTGCGGGTGGGCCGAGTCCGGCTTGCACGACCAGTCGTTGGCGCCCGGTGGCGCGATGTCGACGGTGTCCGCGCCTGCCGGGGCCGCGATACCGATGGTGCACAGCGCCGCGGTCGCGGCGACGGCGAGGAGCCGGGCTGTTCGCCGTCCACTTCGTCCACTTGGTCCGCGCATGATGTCCCTTTCGTGCTCGGTGTGGGCCGACCGCTGTTCGGCAATGCCGACCGCACCGGAATAGTTACCTCCGGGTAGACGGACGTCAAGAATCCGGACAGTGGCTGAAACCCATCCGTTACCCGGCCCGACCGGAGAGCGCGGCCGGACAGCACGAAGGGCCCGGACGCGATGTCCGGGCCCTTCGGAGGGAGATCCTGCTACGCCTGCTTGGCCGTGGCCCACGTCCGCTGCACGGCGAGGTCCGCCTTCACCTCGGCGAGTTGCACGGCGACCGCCTCGGGGGCCGTGCCACCGCGGCCGTTGCGGGAGGCGAGGGCGCCGGGGACGTTGAGGACGGAGCGCACCTCGGGGGTGAGGTGGGCGCTGATCTTCGCGAACTGCTCGTCCGTGAGTTCGTCCAGCTCCTTGCCCTCGGCCTCGGCGACCTTGACGCACTCACCGGCCACCTCGTGCGCCACCCGGAACGGCACGCCCTGCTTGACCAGCCACTCGGCGATGTCGGTGGCGAGCGAGAACCCGGCCGGGGCCAGTTCCTCCATGCGCTCGCGGTGCACGGTCAGCGTGGCCATCATGCCGGTGAAGGCCGGGAGCAGGACCTCCAGCTGGTCGATGGAGTCGAAGACCGGCTCCTTGTCCTCCTGGAGGTCGCGGTTGTACGCGAGCGGGAGGGCCTTGAGGGTCGCCAGCAGGCCCGTCAGGTTGCCGATCAGGCGGCCGGACTTGCCGCGGGCCAGCTCTGCGATGTCCGGGTTCTTCTTCTGCGGCATGATCGACGAGCCGGTGGAGAAGGCGTCGTGGAGCGTGACGAAGGAGAACTCCTTCGTGTTCCAGATGATGACCTCCTCGGCGATCCGGGAGAGGTTCACGCCGATCATCGCGGCGATGAAGGCGAACTCGGCGACGAAGTCACGGGATGCCGTGCCGTCGATGGAGTTGGCCACACTGCCGTGCTCGAAGCCCAGGTCCTCGGCGACCGCCTCCGGGTCCAGGCCGAGGGAGGACCCGGCCAGGGCGCCGGAGCCGTACGGCGACACCGCCGTCCGCTCGTCCCACTGGCGCAGCCGTTCGGCGTCCCTGGACAGCGACTGGACGTGGGCGAGCACGTGGTGCGCGAAGAGCACCGGCTGGGCGTGCTGGAGGTGGGTGCGGCCGGGCATCGCCACGTCCGGGTGGGCCTCCGCCAGGCCGATCAGGGCGTCCTGGAGGTCGGCGATCAGACCGCCGATGATCCGGCCGTGGTCGCGCAGGTACATACGGAACAGCGTGGCGACCTGGTCGTTGCGGGAGCGGCCCGCGCGCAGCTTGCCGCCCAGCTCGGGGCCGAGGCGCTCCAGCAGACCGCGCTCCAGGGCCGTGTGGACGTCCTCGTCGGCGATCGTGCCGGTGAAGGAGCCGTCGGCGACGTCCGCCTCGAGCCGGTCGAGCCCCGCCAGCATCCGCGTCAGCTCGTCGTCCGTGAGGAGCCCCGCCTTGTGCAGCACGCGCGCGTGGGCCCGGGAGCCGGCGATGTCGTACGGCGCGAGCCGCCAGTCGAAGTGGACGGACGCGGACAGCTTCGCCAGGGCCTCGGCGGGGCCGTCGGCGAAACGGCCGCCCCAGAGCCGTACGTCACCGGTGTTGCTGCTCACTTGGGTCGCTCCTAGAGGGTGTCGGTGTGCCACCGCCTCCCCGCGGCTGGTGAGGAGGCGGTCGTCAGGCCGGTGGGCCGGTCCGGCCGTATCCGCGTCAGGCTTCGCCTGCGAGATCGCGCTGTGCCGCGATCTTCGACGACAGGCTGTAGATGTCGATGAAGCCCTTGGCCGCGGACTGGTCGAACGTGTCGCCCGTGTCGTAGGTCGCGAGGTTGAAGTCGTAGAGCGACGACTCGGAACGCCGGCCGGTGACGACCGCGCGGCCGCCGTGCAGGGTCATCCGGATGTCGCCGTTCACGTGCTGATTGGCCTCGTTGATGAAGCCGTCCAGGGCGCGCTTGAGCGGGGAGAACCACTGGCCGTCGTAGACCAGTTCGCCCCAGCGCTGCTCGACCTGCCGCTTGTAGCGGGCGAGTTCGCGCTCGACGGTGACGTTCTCCAGCTCCTGGTGGGCGGTGATCAGGGCGATCGCGCCGGGAGCCTCGTAGACCTCGCGGGACTTGATGCCGACCAGGCGGTCCTCGACCATGTCGATCCGGCCGATGCCCTGGGCGCCGGCGCGCTCATTGAGCTGCTGGACGGCCTGCAGGACGGTGACGGGCTTGCCGTCGATGGCGACCGGGACGCCCTCCTTGAAGGAGATGACCACCTCGTCGGCCTCGCGGGGGACGGCCGGGTTGGAGGTGTACTCGTAGATGTCCTCGATCGGGGCGTTCCAGATGTCCTCCAGGAAGCCCGTCTCGACCGCGCGCCCGAAGACGTTCTGGTCGATGGAGTACGGGGACTTCTTGGTGGTCGCGATGGGGAGGTTCTTCTCCTCGCAGAACGCGATGGCCTTGTCGCGGGTCATCGCGTAGTCGCGGACCGGGGCGATGCACTTCAGGTCGGGTGCGAGGGCGACGATGCCGGCCTCGAAGCGGACCTGGTCGTTGCCCTTGCCGGTGCAGCCGTGGGCGACCGTGGTGGCGCCGTGCTTCTTGGCGGCGGCGACGAGGTGCTTGACGATCGTCGGCCGGGACAGCGCGGAGACCAGCGGGTAGCGGTCCATGTAGAGGGCGTTGGCCTTGATCGCCGGAAGGCAGTACTCCTCGGCGAACTCGTCCTTGGCGTCCGCGACCTCGGCCTCCACGGCACCGCAGGCGAGCGCGCGCTTGCGGATGACGTCCAGGTCCTCGCCGCCCTGGCCGACGTCCACCGCGACGGCGATGACCTCGGCGCCCGTCTCCTCGGCGATCCAGCCGATGGCGACGGAGGTGTCCAGACCGCCCGAGTAGGCGAGTACGACGCGCTCGGTCACGGGGTTCTCCTCACACTGCGCTCACTGACATGCATGAGTATGCAGAACTAT of Streptomyces cynarae contains these proteins:
- a CDS encoding MFS transporter, with the protein product MTSTLQHGGAPCSSEAESLGDTESQAEKRPGRWLALCVLVLAVLLVAVDATVLGLATPYISEDLKPSGTQLLWIGDVYSFVIAGLLVSMGSLGDRIGRKRILLGGATVFGAISVLNAYAQSPETMILARALLGVAGATLMPATLALIRNIFHDPRERSLAVGIWGATASAGTAVGPIVGGLLLEHFWWGSVFLINLPVMAVLVLVGVRTLPESHDPDPGPWDLPSVALSLVGMIGAVYAVKEAAAHGFTWPAVGTGLLGAAALLGFVRRQLTLPVPLLDMRLFRRRGFSGAVLADLLTVLGMSGLVFFLSQYLQLVQGRRPFEAGLAELPAALGAVAAGLVAGAAARRFSVRAVVSGGLAAVGLALAALTLLDRTTGYSLIGTALLVVGVGAGLSFTVTADVILAGVPKDQAGAASAVSETAYELGAALGIALLGSIVTGTYRDFPAPPGTPAEAHASLGGAVEAAANLPPTTAQALLTSAREAFVEGLRWATGAGAVILLATAVAAWFLLRGQRLESAS
- the argH gene encoding argininosuccinate lyase; this translates as MSSNTGDVRLWGGRFADGPAEALAKLSASVHFDWRLAPYDIAGSRAHARVLHKAGLLTDDELTRMLAGLDRLEADVADGSFTGTIADEDVHTALERGLLERLGPELGGKLRAGRSRNDQVATLFRMYLRDHGRIIGGLIADLQDALIGLAEAHPDVAMPGRTHLQHAQPVLFAHHVLAHVQSLSRDAERLRQWDERTAVSPYGSGALAGSSLGLDPEAVAEDLGFEHGSVANSIDGTASRDFVAEFAFIAAMIGVNLSRIAEEVIIWNTKEFSFVTLHDAFSTGSSIMPQKKNPDIAELARGKSGRLIGNLTGLLATLKALPLAYNRDLQEDKEPVFDSIDQLEVLLPAFTGMMATLTVHRERMEELAPAGFSLATDIAEWLVKQGVPFRVAHEVAGECVKVAEAEGKELDELTDEQFAKISAHLTPEVRSVLNVPGALASRNGRGGTAPEAVAVQLAEVKADLAVQRTWATAKQA
- a CDS encoding lipase family protein, which codes for MRGPSGRSGRRTARLLAVAATAALCTIGIAAPAGADTVDIAPPGANDWSCKPDSAHPQPVVLVNGTFKTSYENWLTLSPALVNAGYCVFSFDYGDMETAPIPDSAAQLRDFVNAVLGATGAKKVDIVGHSQGGMMPRYYVKFLDGATKVDDLVGIVPSNHGTTNPLALAAGATVCPSCVDQTAGSAFLAKLNSDPETPVGPDYTVITTRDDEVVVPYTSAFLDGPASYVTNVLLQDRCPLDTTEHDQAPKSPLVEQWVLNALNRKGPADPAFEPRCVSTG
- a CDS encoding argininosuccinate synthase, yielding MTERVVLAYSGGLDTSVAIGWIAEETGAEVIAVAVDVGQGGEDLDVIRKRALACGAVEAEVADAKDEFAEEYCLPAIKANALYMDRYPLVSALSRPTIVKHLVAAAKKHGATTVAHGCTGKGNDQVRFEAGIVALAPDLKCIAPVRDYAMTRDKAIAFCEEKNLPIATTKKSPYSIDQNVFGRAVETGFLEDIWNAPIEDIYEYTSNPAVPREADEVVISFKEGVPVAIDGKPVTVLQAVQQLNERAGAQGIGRIDMVEDRLVGIKSREVYEAPGAIALITAHQELENVTVERELARYKRQVEQRWGELVYDGQWFSPLKRALDGFINEANQHVNGDIRMTLHGGRAVVTGRRSESSLYDFNLATYDTGDTFDQSAAKGFIDIYSLSSKIAAQRDLAGEA
- a CDS encoding TetR/AcrR family transcriptional regulator; this encodes MAVDRDHVLRSAAALLTRKSTATMDEVAKAAGISRATLHRHFAGRDALVRALEVLGIEECEAALDAARLDEGSATDAVRRLVREIQPAAGLLAFLYGENQLWEGEGQNEGWLRIDTRITAVFLRGRHSGEFRVDLPPAWLTEALYGLIASCAWAVLDGRVAARDFPIMIAELLLGGALRREEP
- a CDS encoding aldo/keto reductase, giving the protein MDAATTATPHIGLGLAAVGRPGYINLGRDRDLPAHRTVDALRERTHELLDAAYAQGVRYFDVARSYGRSEEFLAEWLSARPGIDDVVVGSKWGYTYTAQWTTDAEQHEVKDHSVATYERQRAETAALLGDRLDLYQIHSVTPDSPALTDKELHAQLAEAAAQGLTVGFSTSGPAQADAIRAALAVTVGGEPLFRAAQSTYNLLETSAGPALAEAHDAGLTVIVKEGMANGRLADPHAPDALKAVAAQTSLGCDAVALAMILRRPWVGVVLSGAATTGQLASNLHAAAVDLDEDQLARLETLVEDPRAYWERRGQLPWH